One segment of Drosophila mauritiana strain mau12 chromosome 3R, ASM438214v1, whole genome shotgun sequence DNA contains the following:
- the LOC117144024 gene encoding nicotinamidase: MDSPTPPIVIEDSNGSAMDACFTAFDKDSDDRLSLAEFSIICRALFRNDKGLIYDVPPERLEQIFAVFDTNGDGFIDREEFKFCWNQWIKTIVRPVNAFLIVDVQNDFISGSLDISNCSAQQQGHEILEPINKLLDTVDFDAVFYSLDWHPSDHVSFIDNVKMRPMDESSSLDSDSAKVFDTVIFAGPPPMKQRLWPRHCVQDSWGAELHKDLKVVDHGIKVYKGTNPEVDSYSVFWDNKKLSDTTLNAQLKMKGATDIYVCGLAYDVCVGATAVDALSAGYRTILIDDCCRGTDVHDIEHTKEKVNTSDGVIVHTNQVKAMAEGRDRRPELGYKLAMELKSPDSVLSQRNGFRPSY; encoded by the exons ATGGATTCACCTACACCGCCAATTGTCATCGAAGATTCAAACGGATCAGCAATGGACGCCTGTTTCACGGCATTCGACAAGGACAG TGATGACCGCCTGAGTCTTGCCGAATTTTCGATAATCTGTCGAGCTCTGTTCCGCAACGACAAGGGACTCATCTACGATGTGCCCCCCGAGCGCCTTGAGCAGATATTCGCCGTCTTCGATACGAATGGCGATGGCTTCATCGACCGGGAGGAGTTTAAATTCTGTTGGAACCAGTGGATAAAAACG ATTGTGCGACCGGTGAACGCGTTCCTCATTGTTGATGTACAAAATGATTTTATAAGTGGTTCCTTGGATATAAGTAATTGCAGTGCACAGCAGCAAGGACACGAG ATACTGGAGCCCATCAACAAGCTGCTGGATACAGTGGACTTTGATGCCGTCTTCTACTCATTGGACTGGCATCCCAGCGATCACGTTTCATTTATTGATAATGTCAAAATGCGCCCCATGGACGAGTCCTCCTCG TTGGACTCGGATTCCGCCAAGGTGTTTGACACGGTCATTTTCGCAGGACCGCCGCCGATGAAGCAGCGCCTGTGGCCACGTCACTGCGTCCAGGATTCGTGGGGAGCCGAGCTGCACAAGGACCTCAAGGTGGTGGACCACGGCATCAAGGTGTACAAGGGCACTAATCCCGAGGTGGACTCGTATTCGGTGTTCTGGGACAACAAGAAGCTATCGGATACCACTCTGAATGCCCAGCTGAAGATGAAGGGCGCCACGGATATCTATGTGTGCGGATTGGCCTATGACGTCTGTGTTGGCGCCACGGCCGTGGATGCTTTGTCCGCCGGTTACAGGACCATCCTCATCGACGACTGCTGCCGGGGTACTGATGTCCACGACATCGAGCACACCAAGGAGAAGGTCAACACCAGCGATGGCGTTATAGTCCACACCAATCAG GTCAAGGCAATGGCCGAGGGTCGAGATCGTCGTCCTGAACTGGGCTACAAACTGGCCATGGAGCTGAAGAGCCCCGACTCGGTTCTTTCGCAACGCAATGGCTTCAGGCCCTCATACTAA